In Magnolia sinica isolate HGM2019 chromosome 12, MsV1, whole genome shotgun sequence, a single genomic region encodes these proteins:
- the LOC131220810 gene encoding oxygen-evolving enhancer protein 2, chloroplastic-like encodes MASTACFLHHHAPSTPSRAPSQRHVSNIKPFQVVCKAQKQVGHDEESNGAVSRRLALTVLIGAAAIGTKVSPADAAYGEAANVFGKPKTNTDFSPYDGDGFKILIPAKWNPSKEVEFPGQVLRYEDNFDTTTYVSVMITPAAKKTITEYGSPEEFLSQVSYLLGKQSYSGKTQSEGGFDTDAVAVANILETSAPVIGGKQYYFISVLTRTADGTEGGRHQLITATVSDGKLYICKAQAGDKRWFKGARKFVESAASSFNVA; translated from the exons ATGGCATCAACTGCATGTTTCCTCCACCATCATGCACCGTCCACACCCTCTAGAGCCCCATCCCAACGCCACGTGTCAAACATCAAGCCCTTCCAGGTAGTATGCAAGGCCCAGAAGCAGGTGGGCCATGATGAGGAAAGCAACGGTGCTGTATCGCGTCGGTTGGCCCTTACGGTTTTGATTGGGGCTGCAGCCATCGGCACCAAGGTCTCACCTGCCGATGCTGCCTACGGCGAAGCTG CTAATGTTTTCGGGAAGCCAAAGACGAACACGGACTTCTCGCCATATGATGGCGATGGTTTCAAGATACTGATACCGGCGAAATGGAACCCGAGCAAAGAGGTAGAGTTCCCAGGGCAGGTGTTGCGATACGAAGACAACTTCGACACCACCACCTACGTATCGGTCATGATCACTCCTGCAGCTAAGAAAACAATCACCGAATACGGATCGCCGGAGGAATTTCTCTCTCAa GTGAGCTATTTGCTTGGGAAGCAATCCTACTCTGGCAAAACTCAGTCTGAG GGTGGTTTCGACACGGACGCCGTTGCAGTTGCTAACATATTAGAAACATCGGCACCGGTCATCGGAGGGAAACAATACTACTTCATCTCTGTCTTGACGAGGACGGCCGACGGAACCGAGGGCGGCAGGCATCAGCTGATAACGGCCACGGTCTCCGACGGAAAGCTCTACATTTGCAAGGCACAAGCTGGGGACAAGAGATGGTTCAAGGGAGCTAGGAAGTTTGTGGAGAGTGCTGCAAGTTCCTTCAATGTAGCTTAA